A genomic window from Wolbachia pipientis includes:
- the infA gene encoding translation initiation factor IF-1, whose protein sequence is MIKDEKSKTIFEVEGAVTALLPAAEFRVKLDNEHEIICHVSGKVRRSKIRIIIGDRVLVEMSIYDRNAKKGRIIRRLKGTSDRTISK, encoded by the coding sequence ATGATAAAAGACGAGAAATCGAAAACAATTTTTGAAGTGGAAGGGGCAGTAACTGCTTTACTACCTGCAGCAGAATTTAGAGTGAAACTGGATAATGAACATGAGATTATCTGTCATGTATCAGGAAAAGTGAGAAGAAGTAAAATACGCATCATTATCGGGGATAGGGTGTTAGTTGAGATGAGCATTTACGATAGGAATGCAAAAAAAGGTCGGATCATTAGAAGGCTTAAAGGTACAAGTGACAGAACGATCTCTAAATAA
- a CDS encoding Maf family nucleotide pyrophosphatase produces the protein MTERSLNNLILASSSERRVALLKQINIKPGLVLPADIDETPLKKELPKDYSIRMAKSKAEKIQSSNPNYFVLGVDTVVACGRRILLKAENVEQAEKCIRLLSGRRHRVYTSVCLLTPDQSKQHIRTVVTIVKFKRLSEQEIKYYLASEEWKNRAGGCNIQGLAGMFVLFLRGSYSSVIGLPLHETYCLLSNYFNREC, from the coding sequence GTGACAGAACGATCTCTAAATAATCTTATTCTTGCTTCATCATCAGAAAGACGTGTAGCTTTACTAAAACAAATCAATATTAAGCCAGGCTTAGTTTTGCCAGCAGATATAGACGAAACTCCTTTGAAAAAGGAACTTCCGAAGGATTACTCAATCCGTATGGCAAAAAGTAAAGCTGAGAAAATACAAAGTTCAAATCCAAATTACTTTGTGCTTGGTGTTGATACAGTTGTTGCTTGTGGTAGAAGGATATTGCTTAAAGCTGAAAACGTTGAGCAAGCAGAAAAATGCATCCGCTTGTTATCAGGAAGAAGGCATAGAGTATATACCAGTGTGTGTCTATTAACTCCCGATCAATCTAAACAACATATTAGAACTGTGGTTACGATAGTGAAATTTAAACGTCTCAGTGAACAAGAAATTAAGTATTATTTAGCATCAGAAGAGTGGAAAAATAGAGCAGGGGGATGCAATATACAAGGCCTAGCTGGAATGTTCGTATTGTTCTTACGCGGCTCCTACTCTTCCGTTATAGGGTTACCATTACATGAAACCTATTGTTTGCTAAGTAATTATTTTAACCGGGAGTGTTAA
- a CDS encoding Tol-Pal system protein TolB: MKLFVQLILLVSLFIPYFTKAALYVDIKKSSVGNIGLVVSKCTCKTALESELSENIAKVIGTNLSNCGLFNVKRGAEAESKSWKSDTVVTVSLSEISGSALELSFRLFDTFTKRELLTQSVVFPAKDWRKIGHLVSDVIHDRLIGEKGHFNTKITYIAEEKDSNYKSVRKIAVMNQDGSNIKYLTNGDRFVSTPRFSPNGKGIVYISYANGKSYIVLKNLKDHTESIISAFEGVISAPRFSPNGKSLLISHSLGGETNILSLDLSSKRTKKITKGSAISTSPSFSPDQKYMVFSSDISGSQQLYVIDFTNKSKKPKRISFGSGRYATPVWSPKGDLIAFTKIQSGKFYIGVMKPDGKEERLLSEGHKIESPAWLPNGREIIFTRTESPSNSKLYLVDLVKKNQKMVSTPTNASLPDWSYS; encoded by the coding sequence ATGAAGTTATTCGTTCAACTAATATTGCTTGTTTCGTTATTTATTCCTTATTTTACAAAAGCTGCTTTATATGTTGATATAAAAAAAAGCAGTGTTGGTAACATTGGTCTTGTTGTATCTAAATGTACATGTAAAACAGCGCTGGAAAGCGAATTAAGCGAAAATATTGCAAAGGTAATAGGAACAAATTTATCTAATTGTGGCTTATTTAATGTAAAACGTGGCGCGGAAGCTGAATCTAAATCTTGGAAAAGCGATACTGTAGTCACAGTAAGTTTAAGCGAAATATCTGGTAGTGCATTAGAGCTATCATTTCGTTTGTTTGACACTTTTACAAAAAGAGAATTACTTACTCAGTCAGTTGTTTTTCCAGCAAAAGACTGGAGAAAAATTGGTCACCTCGTTTCGGATGTGATACATGATAGATTGATTGGTGAGAAAGGGCACTTCAACACAAAAATCACGTATATTGCTGAAGAAAAAGATAGCAATTATAAATCCGTACGTAAAATTGCTGTGATGAATCAAGATGGAAGTAATATAAAATACTTAACAAATGGCGATAGATTTGTGTCAACACCGAGATTCTCACCAAATGGAAAGGGTATTGTTTATATCTCATACGCAAATGGTAAAAGTTATATAGTATTAAAAAATTTAAAAGACCACACTGAATCAATAATCAGCGCATTTGAAGGAGTTATTTCTGCACCAAGATTTTCTCCTAATGGTAAATCTCTTTTAATTTCCCACTCATTGGGTGGTGAAACGAATATATTATCTTTGGATTTAAGTAGTAAACGGACAAAAAAAATTACTAAAGGTTCAGCTATAAGCACTTCTCCCTCCTTCTCTCCAGATCAAAAATATATGGTTTTTAGTTCTGATATAAGTGGAAGTCAGCAACTGTATGTTATCGATTTTACTAACAAAAGTAAAAAACCTAAAAGAATTAGTTTTGGAAGTGGAAGATATGCTACGCCTGTTTGGTCGCCAAAAGGAGATCTGATAGCTTTCACAAAGATTCAGTCAGGAAAATTTTACATAGGAGTTATGAAGCCAGATGGCAAAGAAGAACGTCTACTTTCAGAAGGGCATAAAATTGAATCTCCGGCATGGCTACCAAATGGTAGAGAAATCATTTTCACAAGAACAGAATCACCAAGCAACTCTAAACTATATTTAGTAGACTTAGTAAAGAAAAATCAAAAAATGGTTTCCACTCCCACAAATGCTTCTTTACCGGATTGGTCTTATTCTTGA